Proteins from a genomic interval of Thamnophis elegans isolate rThaEle1 chromosome 2, rThaEle1.pri, whole genome shotgun sequence:
- the LOC116502686 gene encoding pseudouridine-5'-phosphatase-like: MAASSDGGKPLQPVTHVIFDLDGTLINTEDIFNNIMKELCSHYGKTYTWKERSQIMGMKEVNALEILRKLFDLPLTVEEILRETSQKKRELYPTSALMPGVEKLVRHLHGHKIPIAIGTSSVREVFEMKTGQLKPFFSLFHHIVMGDDPEVKNGKPQPDIFLVAAKRFEPPVPPAKCLVFEDAPNGVKAALAAGMQVIMVPDGGLPKELTKEATHILQSMNDFKPEMYGLPKFD; the protein is encoded by the coding sequence ATGGCTGCTTCCTCCGATGGAGGCAAGCCACTACAGCCCGTCACTCATGTCATCTTTGACCTGGATGGCACCCTCATAAACACCGAGGATATCTTCAACAACATCATGAAAGAACTCTGCAGCCACTATGGGAAGACATACACTTGGAAGGAAAGGTCCCAGATCATGGGGATGAAAGAGGTGAATGCCCTGGAGATTCTCCGAAAGCTCTTCGACCTGCCCTTAACCGTTGAAGAAATCCTCCGCGAGACCTCCCAAAAGAAACGAGAACTATATCCCACCTCTGCCTTAATGCCTGGCGTGGAAAAGCTGGTCCGCCATTTGCACGGGCACAAGATCCCCATCGCCATTGGCACTAGCTCTGTTCGCGAGGTATTTGAGATGAAAACGGGGCAACTGAAGCCCTTTTTCAGTTTGTTCCATCACATTGTGATGGGAGATGACCCTGAGGTAAAAAATGGCAAGCCGCAGCCTGATATATTTTTGGTTGCCGCCAAGAGGTTTGAACCGCCGGTACCTCCGGCAAAGTGCCTTGTCTTTGAAGATGCCCCGAACGGGGTCAAAGCGGCCCTGGCTGCCGGCATGCAAGTAATCATGGTCCCCGATGGTGGTTTGCCAAAAGAACTAACAAAAGAAGCCACCCATATCCTACAATCAATGAATGATTTCAAGCCAGAAATGTATGGCTTGCCAAAGTTTGATTGA